The proteins below are encoded in one region of Tomitella fengzijianii:
- a CDS encoding phospho-sugar mutase, with protein MTPPEPDPAPLAGRVAAWIAGDPDPRDRAELSALPPGGPELAARFAAPLAFGTAGLRGPLRAGPAGMNTAVVLRATAGLASHLLGRGESGAIVVVGRDARHGSAGFARAAAEVLAAAGFDVVTFPEPLPTPVTAFAVRALGAAAGVQITASHNPAGDNGYKVYLRGGAQIVPPADRAIEEAIAEAGPAAEIPRTPLPEAAHRGSAEPDPRCAALVERYLERASRVLAGVGADGPLRVALSPVHGVGGAVAVAALRRAGFTDVHVVDEQFAPDPDFPTAPRPNPEEPGVADRLLALARRVDADVAIALDPDADRCALGVPGRDGWRMLRGDETGPLLGEHILRAGGPATEPVSDPASVPASARLVATTIVSSTLLGRIAAAHGARFRTTLTGFKWLARAADDVPGARLVYAYEEAIGMCVDPDAVADKDGISAAVALCRMAAMLRADGRSIADELDRLAGEYGMHAGRQISVAADRPGVIDALMHRLRRSAPSRLGGVAVHYADFAQRADGLRTDALVFASPDDAGGPAVRLVIRPSGTEPKVKAYAEVSFPPVAAQGAPALGEETLDAEMLDARRADADALLRSVADDARRLLTP; from the coding sequence GTGACGCCGCCCGAACCCGATCCCGCGCCGCTGGCCGGGCGGGTGGCGGCATGGATTGCGGGCGATCCGGATCCGCGCGACCGCGCCGAGTTGTCGGCACTGCCGCCGGGCGGGCCCGAGCTCGCCGCGCGGTTCGCCGCGCCCCTGGCCTTCGGCACCGCCGGGCTGCGCGGCCCGCTGCGTGCCGGGCCGGCGGGGATGAACACCGCGGTGGTCCTGCGCGCCACCGCGGGGCTCGCGTCCCACCTGCTCGGCCGCGGCGAGTCGGGGGCGATCGTCGTCGTGGGGCGCGACGCCCGGCACGGCTCCGCCGGCTTCGCGCGCGCCGCCGCCGAGGTGCTGGCCGCCGCCGGGTTCGACGTGGTCACCTTCCCGGAGCCGCTGCCCACGCCCGTCACCGCCTTCGCCGTCCGCGCGCTCGGCGCCGCGGCGGGAGTGCAGATCACCGCCTCCCACAACCCCGCGGGCGACAACGGCTACAAGGTCTACCTGCGGGGCGGTGCGCAGATCGTGCCGCCCGCGGACCGCGCCATCGAGGAGGCCATCGCCGAGGCCGGGCCCGCGGCGGAGATCCCACGCACGCCCTTGCCGGAGGCCGCGCACCGCGGCTCCGCGGAACCGGACCCGCGGTGCGCCGCACTCGTCGAGCGGTACCTCGAGCGCGCGTCCCGGGTCCTGGCCGGGGTCGGGGCGGACGGCCCCCTGCGCGTCGCGCTCTCCCCGGTGCACGGGGTGGGCGGCGCCGTGGCGGTGGCGGCGCTGCGGCGCGCGGGCTTCACCGACGTGCACGTGGTGGACGAGCAGTTCGCCCCCGACCCGGACTTCCCCACCGCGCCGCGGCCCAATCCCGAGGAGCCCGGCGTCGCCGACCGGCTACTGGCTCTGGCGCGGCGGGTGGACGCCGACGTGGCGATCGCGCTCGACCCGGACGCCGACCGGTGCGCGCTGGGGGTGCCCGGCCGCGACGGCTGGCGGATGCTGCGCGGCGACGAGACCGGCCCGCTGCTGGGCGAGCACATCCTGCGCGCCGGCGGCCCTGCCACGGAACCGGTCTCTGATCCGGCATCGGTCCCGGCCTCGGCCCGGCTCGTCGCGACGACGATCGTGTCGTCGACGCTGCTCGGCCGCATCGCCGCGGCACACGGCGCGCGGTTCCGCACCACGCTCACCGGCTTCAAGTGGCTGGCGCGGGCCGCCGACGACGTGCCCGGCGCCCGGCTCGTCTACGCGTACGAGGAGGCGATCGGGATGTGCGTGGACCCCGACGCCGTCGCCGACAAGGACGGGATATCCGCGGCGGTGGCGCTGTGCCGCATGGCTGCCATGCTGCGCGCGGACGGGCGCAGCATCGCCGACGAGCTCGACCGGCTCGCCGGCGAGTACGGGATGCATGCCGGTCGCCAGATATCGGTCGCCGCCGACCGCCCCGGCGTGATCGATGCGCTGATGCACCGTCTGCGCCGGAGCGCACCGTCCCGCCTCGGCGGCGTGGCCGTGCACTACGCAGATTTCGCCCAGCGCGCCGACGGGCTGCGGACCGACGCGCTGGTATTCGCCTCGCCCGACGACGCCGGTGGGCCCGCGGTGCGCCTGGTGATCCGGCCGTCCGGCACCGAGCCGAAGGTCAAGGCCTATGCCGAGGTGTCGTTTCCGCCGGTCGCCGCGCAGGGTGCGCCGGCACTCGGCGAAGAGACGCTGGACGCGGAGATGCTGGACGCGCGGCGCGCCGACGCCGACGCGCTGCTGCGCAGCGTCGCCGACGACGCCCGGCGGCTGCTCACTCCCTGA